In Rhinoraja longicauda isolate Sanriku21f chromosome 27, sRhiLon1.1, whole genome shotgun sequence, one DNA window encodes the following:
- the tmem50a gene encoding transmembrane protein 50A: MSGFLDNIRCPECECIDWSEKRNAIASIAAGVLFFTGWWIIIDAAVKYPDMDRFNHSYHTCGVIATLAFLMINAVSNGQVRGDGYSEGCMGQTGARIWLFIGFMLAFGSLIASMWILFGGYVVPQKPDVYPGIAVFFQNAFIFFGGLVFKFGRTEDLWQ, from the exons ATGTCAGGATTTTTGGATAACATCAGATGTCCAGAATGTGAATGTATTGATTGGAGTGAAAAACGAAATGCCATTGCATCTATAGCTGCTGGCGTGTTG TTTTTCACAGGCTGGTGGATTATCATTGATGCCGCTGTGAAGTACCCTGACATGGACAGATTCAACCACTCCTACCATACCTGTGGAGTTATAGCAACACTCGCATTTCTCAT GATAAACGCCGTTTCAAATGGACAAGTTCGCGGCGATGGCTACAGTGAAGGCTGTATGGGCCAGACAG GTGCTCGAATCTGGTTGTTCATTGGTTTTATGCTGGCATTTGGATCTCTCATTGCATCTATGTGGATTCTTTTTGGAGGTTATGTAGTCCCAC AGAAGCCTGATGTTTACCCTGGTATTGCTGTCTTTTTCCAAAATGCATTTATCTTCTTTGG GGGCCTAGTCTTTAAGTTTGGTCGCACAGAGGATTTGTGGCAATAA
- the snrpc gene encoding U1 small nuclear ribonucleoprotein C: MPKYYCDYCDTYLTHDSPSVRKTHCEGRKHKENVKDYYQKWMEEQAQSLIDKTTAAFRQGKIPPTAPFQTPTGPPPAGAAIPPPPGNVGLPPPRPSILPGPPMGGPPMMPMMGPAPPGMMLVGPGMRPPIGGPVPMMPGPMMGHHRPMMVPSRPGLLRTAR; this comes from the coding sequence ATGCCCAAGTATTACTGCGACTACTGCGACACCTACCTCACCCACGACTCGCCGTCCGTCCGCAAGACGCACTGCGAGGGCCGCAAGCACAAGGAGAACGTCAAGGACTACTACCAGAAATGGATGGAGGAGCAGGCCCAGAGCCTGATCGATAAGACGACGGCCGCCTTCCGCCAGGGCAAGATCCCGCCCACCGCGCCATTCCAGACGCCGACCGGGCCGCCGCCGGCTGGAGCCGCCATCCCACCGCCTCCCGGCAACGTGGGGTTGCCGCCGCCTCGCCCCTCCATCCTACCCGGGCCGCCGATGGGTGGGCCGCCTATGATGCCCATGATGGGCCCCGCTCCGCCCGGCATGATGTTGGTGGGCCCGGGGATGAGACCGCCCATCGGCGGCCCGGTGCCCATGATGCCGGGCCCGATGATGGGGCATCACCGGCCCATGATGGTGCCTTCCAGACCTGGATTACTACGCACGGCCAGATAA
- the mgst3b gene encoding microsomal glutathione S-transferase 3b: MQYVPQHSAISQPTQAVPPQFGYVILVFIYSWVMLAYLGIKVGIARKKYNVKYPDMYSDKDPIFNCIQRAHQNTLEIYPQWLIFQLIAGIVYPITASLLGIIWVTSRFSYAWGYYTGVPEKRKIGSYGYIGFLGVIFLSIVIAFKTLFSP, translated from the exons ATGCAGTACGTGCCGCAGCATAGTGCCATCTCCCAGCCCACTCAGGCCGTCCCCCCTCAGTTCGGCTACGTGATCCTGGTGTTCATTTACAGCTGGGTCATGCTGGCTTACCTGGGGATCAAAGTGGGCATAGCCAGGAAGAAATACAACGTCAAG TATCCAGACATGTACAGTGATAAAGACCCAATTTTCAACTGTATCCAACGGGCACATCAAAACACATTGGAGATATACCCTcaatggctgatcttccaactgATAGCTGGAATTGTCTACCCG ATCACTGCTTCTTTGCTTGGTATAATTTGGGTAACCAGTCGATTTTCTTACGCATGGGGATATTACACAGGGG TGCCAGAGAAAAGAAAGATTGGGTCCTATGGATACATTGGCTTTCTGGGAGTCATATTCCTGTCCATCGTTATTGCTTTTAAAACTCTTTTTTCACCATGA
- the rsrp1 gene encoding arginine/serine-rich protein 1 isoform X2, with translation MVATDDRQSDAHFDAPRNTGRDCKLANSSDLSSDLMKEKSSSGIEMKRKADGCSTKQKAEKTAVGVDELRLSSDKTQKNKKASRSRTPGFRKSQISKSGSISSSGSSQLSSPSSRSSSVSSSASSRSVSVLSSSSSRSSSMSSSSSTQSGSLSSSSSSRLGSISSSGSSKSSSLASSGSSRLGSVKKHRSSTKYNTLVSRTKYISREKYRRSRRANSRSRSRSWSRSCYRRSRQQMRYRSRSRSSLRYRRSRSGSRSRYSSGFQRTHHSFMSKTQTPHKRSRSRSRGKSIHLTQKDKKTLLEIAKANADKLFGKDSIRLPPSLRPTSPFKDGNFDFEKYNSEVAKEVIRRTGVPAVG, from the exons ATGGTGGCGACTGACGACAGGCAAAGCGACGCTCATTTTGATGCGCCAAGAAACACAGGCCGTGACTGTAAACT GGCAAATTCATCTGATTTATCCTCTGATTTGATGAAAGAGAAATCCAGCTCTG GCATTGAAATGAAGCGGAAAGCAGATGGATGCAGTACAAAGCAGAAGGCTGAGAAAACTGCCGTTGGTGTGGATGAATTAAGACTTTCTTCTGATAAGACCCAAAAGAATAAGAAAGCATCGCGGTCCCGAACTCCTGGTTTCCGAAAATCCCAAATCTCCAAGTCGGGATCGATATCGTCTTCGGGAAGCTCTCAATTGTCCTCTCCCAGCTCTCGATCCAGTTCGGTTTCATCCTCTGCCAGCTCTCGATCGGTTTCAGTGTTATCTTCCAGCAGTTCTCGATCCAGTTCAATGTCGTCTTCTAGCAGCACTCAATCTGGTTCACTGTCATCTTCCAGTAGCTCTCGATTAGGTTCAATATCATCTTCTGGCAGTTCCAAATCCAGTTCGCTGGCCTCTTCAGGCAGTTCTCGATTGGGTTCAGTAAAAAAGCACAGGTCAAGTACAAAATATAACACGTTGGTTTCAAGGACCAAATACATATCACGAGAGAAGTACAGAAGATCAAGACGTGCCAATTCAAGGTCCCGGTCTCGAAGCTGGTCAAGATCTTGTTACCGAAGATCCAGGCAACAAATGAGGTACAGATCCAGATCAAGGTCCAGCTTGAGATACAGAAGATCTCGTTCAGGATCAAGGTCAAGATATTCATCTGGATTTCAGAGGACTCACCATAGTTTTATGAGCAAAACCCAAACACCACACAAAAGAAGCCGAAGCAGATCAAGGGGGAAGTCTATCCATTTAACACAAAAAG ATAAAAAGACGTTGCTAGAAATAGCAAAGGCAAATGCTGATAAGTTATTTGGAAAGGACAGCATCCGTTTGCCACCTAGCCTGAGGCCTACCAGTCCATTCAAAGATGGGAATTTTGATTTTGAAAAGTATAACAGTGAAGTAGCAAAAGAGGTGATCAGAAGG ACTGGTGTACCTGCGGTGGGGTAG
- the rsrp1 gene encoding arginine/serine-rich protein 1 isoform X1 — protein sequence MVATDDRQSDAHFDAPRNTGRDCKLANSSDLSSDLMKEKSSSGIEMKRKADGCSTKQKAEKTAVGVDELRLSSDKTQKNKKASRSRTPGFRKSQISKSGSISSSGSSQLSSPSSRSSSVSSSASSRSVSVLSSSSSRSSSMSSSSSTQSGSLSSSSSSRLGSISSSGSSKSSSLASSGSSRLGSVKKHRSSTKYNTLVSRTKYISREKYRRSRRANSRSRSRSWSRSCYRRSRQQMRYRSRSRSSLRYRRSRSGSRSRYSSGFQRTHHSFMSKTQTPHKRSRSRSRGKSIHLTQKDKKTLLEIAKANADKLFGKDSIRLPPSLRPTSPFKDGNFDFEKYNSEVAKEVIRREKHTNEVEEDEPLQKLQNAPSRMETNHWIAFSVKNTVAKPLNHKSSSGPIKGSPESKLKGSPYGRWVLVQNGRKNGDKTQAR from the exons ATGGTGGCGACTGACGACAGGCAAAGCGACGCTCATTTTGATGCGCCAAGAAACACAGGCCGTGACTGTAAACT GGCAAATTCATCTGATTTATCCTCTGATTTGATGAAAGAGAAATCCAGCTCTG GCATTGAAATGAAGCGGAAAGCAGATGGATGCAGTACAAAGCAGAAGGCTGAGAAAACTGCCGTTGGTGTGGATGAATTAAGACTTTCTTCTGATAAGACCCAAAAGAATAAGAAAGCATCGCGGTCCCGAACTCCTGGTTTCCGAAAATCCCAAATCTCCAAGTCGGGATCGATATCGTCTTCGGGAAGCTCTCAATTGTCCTCTCCCAGCTCTCGATCCAGTTCGGTTTCATCCTCTGCCAGCTCTCGATCGGTTTCAGTGTTATCTTCCAGCAGTTCTCGATCCAGTTCAATGTCGTCTTCTAGCAGCACTCAATCTGGTTCACTGTCATCTTCCAGTAGCTCTCGATTAGGTTCAATATCATCTTCTGGCAGTTCCAAATCCAGTTCGCTGGCCTCTTCAGGCAGTTCTCGATTGGGTTCAGTAAAAAAGCACAGGTCAAGTACAAAATATAACACGTTGGTTTCAAGGACCAAATACATATCACGAGAGAAGTACAGAAGATCAAGACGTGCCAATTCAAGGTCCCGGTCTCGAAGCTGGTCAAGATCTTGTTACCGAAGATCCAGGCAACAAATGAGGTACAGATCCAGATCAAGGTCCAGCTTGAGATACAGAAGATCTCGTTCAGGATCAAGGTCAAGATATTCATCTGGATTTCAGAGGACTCACCATAGTTTTATGAGCAAAACCCAAACACCACACAAAAGAAGCCGAAGCAGATCAAGGGGGAAGTCTATCCATTTAACACAAAAAG ATAAAAAGACGTTGCTAGAAATAGCAAAGGCAAATGCTGATAAGTTATTTGGAAAGGACAGCATCCGTTTGCCACCTAGCCTGAGGCCTACCAGTCCATTCAAAGATGGGAATTTTGATTTTGAAAAGTATAACAGTGAAGTAGCAAAAGAGGTGATCAGAAGG GAGAAACACACAAATGAAGTTGAAGAAGATGAACCACTTCAGAAGTTACAAAATGCCCCTTCAAGAATGGAAACAAATCATTGGATAGCTTTCAGTGTTAAA AATACAGTGGCAAAACCATTGAATCACAAGTCGTCAAGTGGCCCGATTAAAGGATCTCCTGAGAGTAAGCTGAAAGGAAGCCCATATGGACGATGGGTGCTGGTGCAAAATGGTCGCAAGAATGGTGATAAAACGCAAGCACGGTGA